CCAGGGCGGCGTGGCCGGACCGATATTGCGGCATCGCCGCAGGCCAGCGCTGCACGCGCACGTCGATGGGGTCCACCGTGAGGCCGAAGACGGCCTCCAGGTCCTGCACCGACCACGCCACCAGCTCCGCGTCGGAGGCGCTGGTGCGGGGGTCGCCGAACCGACCGAACGACAACCGCAACACCTCGACCCTGCCGCCGTACCCCCGGTCGCCCCATTTGCGCGACGTCAGGGTGATCGCCTTGGCGTGCAACCGTTCCCCGGTGGCAACCAGTACCCCGGAGTTGTTCGGGAACGCCGCGCCGGCGGGCACCGCCATTGCCACCACCACCGACGATGCGTTGCCGATCCGGCTGGCCGCAGCCGCGGCACGCGGCGCGAACCCGGTGGCCAGCCGGGCCAGCACGGGGGCAGGCACCGCGACCACCACCCGGTCGGCGCGATGATGGCCGCCACTGGCGTCTCGCAACAGCCAACCGTCGCCGGCCGGGTCGATCTGGGTCACCGCCGATTGCACCCAGCGCAGCCTGGCGCTGCGCACCAGTGCGTTGACCAGCACCTGATAACCGCCGGTGATCGCGCCGAACACCGGCACGCCGGTGGTCGTGGGCAGTGCCCTCCGCACGGCCTCGGTCAGGCTGGACGCGCCCTCATCGAGCAGGGTGGCCAGGCCCGGGACCGCCGAGCGCAGCCCGACGGTTGCCGCCGAACCCGCATACACCCCGCCGATCAGCGGGTCCACCGAGCAGGCGACCACCTGTGGCCCGAAGCGGTCGGCCACCAGGGCCCCCAGCGCCGGATCGCTGCCCGGTTCGAACGCCAACGGGCGGCTGGGTTCACCGGCGATCCGGGCGAGGGTTTCGTTGTCGACTAGCCCCGCCATCGATTCTGGCGAGGACGGAATCCCGCTGAGGGTGTCCGGCGGCAGCCGATGCAGCAGCCGACGGCTGTACAGCAATGGCCGCACTCCGGTGGTACCGCGCTGCCGATCGGCCAAACCCAGCTCGGCCAGCAGGGCCGGGACCTCGGGCCGCCGGGCGATGAATGCCTCAGCACCTACATCCACCCCCATCCCGCCCAGGGTCTCGGTGCGCAACAGCCCGCCGAGCCGATCGGCCGGATCGAAGATGGTGATGTCGACTGCGTCGCCGAGTGTCGCCCGCAGGCGGTGGGCGGCGGCCAGACCGGAGATTCCGCCCCCGACGACGCAGTACGACGTGGTCACAATGAATGGACCAGCGATACCAGGTCGGTCAGCACCCCGGGGTCGGTTTCCGGCAGTACGCCGTGTCCGAGGTTGAACACGTGCCCCGATGCTCCGGCGGCAACAGCGGCACGGCCGTCGGCGACGACGGCCTTGGCGGCGCGCTCCACCGCCGGCCAGCCCGCCAGCAGCACCGCCGGGTCCAAGTTGCCCTGCAAGGCTCGACCGGCGCCCACCCGGGCGGCGGCGTCGGTCAGCGAGGTACGCCAGTCCACACCGACGACGGTGGCTCCGGTGGCCGCCATCTCACCCAACAGCTCCCCGGTCTGCACGCCGAAGTGCGTCATCGGCACCTCCCGGTCCGCGAGCGTGGCGAACACCCGGGCACTGTGCGGTGCCACGAAGCGCCGGTAGTCGGCAAGGCACAGTGTTCCGGCCCAGGAGTCGAATAACTGAATGGCGTCCACGCCGTGGTCGAGTTGCACCGTCAGAAACGCGATGGTCAGGTCAGTAAGCCCCGCCATCAACTCATGCCAGGTGTCCGGATCGGCCAGCATCATCGCCTTAGTACGGGCATGGGTCCGGCTGGGCCCACCCTCGACCAGGTAGGAGGCCATGGTGAACGGCGCGCCGGCGAAGCCGATCAGCGGCACCGTTCCGAGCGCGTCCACCAGCAGCGATACCGCCGCCGCGACTGCCGTCACCTGCTGCGGCTCCAACGGCCGCAGGGCGGCGACGTCACTCGCGCTGCGCACCGGGTTGGCGATCACCGGCCCTACATCGGGGACGATGTCCAGATCCACCCCGGCGCCGCGCAGCGGCACCACGATGTCGGAGAACAGGATCGCCGCGTCGACGTCATGGCGGCGCACCGGTTGCAGCGTGATCTCGCAGACCAGTTCGGGGTCAAAACAGGCGGCCAGCATGCTGTGCTGTGCGCGCAGCTCACGGTATTCCGGCAGGGATCGGCCGGCCTGGCGCATGAACCAGACCGGCATCCGGTTGGGTTGCCGGCCAGTAGCGGCGGCCAGGTACGGGGAATCAGGCAGTTCACGACGGGCACTCATCGAGCTCAATGCTGCCACGACCGGGCCCGCCAGGCCGAACCGTGCCGTTTCCTGCGGCGGTCCCGGCCTCCCCTCGCCTCCGCCGGCCCTCCGGGCCAACTCCGGCGAGCCTCGCCGAACCGTGCCGTCTCCTGCGGCGGTCCCGGCCTCCCCTCGCCTCCGCCGGCCCTCCGGGCCAACTCCGGCGAGCCTCGCCGAACCGTGCCGTCTCCTGCGGCGGTCCCGGCCTCCCCTCGCCTCCGAACCGCCGTATTCGGCGCGCCTGTCTGCGCCGACCGGCGCCGGGGGTTAGCGTGAGATTCGGTGACCCGCGTCGCGGCGGAGCGCAACGGAATCTTCTGTGCCGGCCGCTGGCGACGTGGCGCACAGCAATCAGTTAAGGAGCGGCACCAGTGACATCAGCCGAGCCTGCCCCCTTTCGGGAAGCGGTGGCAACGATGCACGCCGCAACCGTGCGGTCGGAAATCGAGTTGGGCCCGATCCGGCCGCCGCAGCGCCTGGCGCCCTACAGCTACGCGCTGGGCGCCGAGGTCAAGCATCCCGAGACCGACCTCATCCCGGAAGACTCCGACGGCGATGCCTTCGGCCGGTTGATCCTGCTGTATGACCCCGACGGCACCGACGCCTGGGACGGCACCATGCGGATGGTGGCCTTCATCCAGGCCGACCTGGACCCGCACGAGGCGATCGACCCGCTGTTGCCCGAGGTCGCCTGGAGTTGGCTCGTCGATGCGCTGGGCGCCCGCACCGAACACGTCACCGCATTGGGTGGGACCGTCACGGCCACCACGTCGGTTCGGTACGGCGACATCTCCGGCCCGCCGCGGGGTCACCAGTTGGAGTTGCGCGCGTCGTGGACCGCCACCACCCCGGAGCTGAGCACCCATGTCCAGGCGTTCTGCGAGGTGTTGGAACACGCCGCGGGCCTACCGCCGGTCGGGATCACCGATCTGAGCTCGCGAACCCGCGTCTGAGATGTCCGAGCAGACCACCGAACCGGCCGTCACCGAAGAGCCCGAGCCGACACCACTGCCGCATCCAGCCGATGGGGTGCCGGAGGTGTCGGTCACGCCCACCCAAATCCGTGCTGCCGCCGATTTGCTGGCAGGCGGTCGCGGCCCGTTCGCGGTGGATGCCGAGCGCGCGTCGGGCTTCCGCTACTCCAACCGGGCCTACCTCATCCAGATCCGTCGAGCGGGCGCCGGAACGGTGCTGATCGATCCGGTCGGCGCGGGCGAGGATCCGGCTGCCCTGCTGCGCCCGGTCGCCGAAGTGCTCGACGACGACGAGTGGATTCTGCACGCCGCCGACCAAGATCTGGCCTGCCTGGCCGAGGTCGGCATGTGGCCCAAGGCGCTGTACGACACCGAACTGGCGGGGCGGCTGGCCGGCTTCGACCGGGTCAACCTGGCCGCGATGGTGCAGCGACTGTTGGGACTGGGCCTGGCCAAGGGCCACGGCGCCGCGGACTGGTCGAAGCGACCGCTGCCTGCCGATTGGCTCAACTATGCGGCTCTCGACGTCGAGGTGCTCATCGAACTGCGTCAGGCGGTCGCTGAAGTGCTGTCCGAACAGGGCAAAACCGATTGGGCGGCACAGGAGTTCAATCACGTCCGGGTGACCGACTTCACCACGACGACGCGCCGGGACCGTTGGCGGCGTACGTCGGGTATTCACAAGGTGCGCGATCGGCGCGGTCTGGCCGCCGTCCGAGAGCTCTGGACGGTCCGCGACCAGATCGCAGCACGCCGTGACATCGCGCCCGGACGCATCCTGCCCGACTCGGCGATCATCGCTGCGGCCGTCGCCAACCCCACCACCGTCGCAGAGCTGCTCGCCCTGCCGGTCTTCGGCGGGCCCAAACAACGTCGCAGCGCGGCGACTTGGCTGGCAGCGCTGGCCGCAGCACGCGAGAACCCCGAGCCGCCGGAAGCCGGCGAATCCACCAGCGGCCCACCGCCGCCCTCGCGCTGGGCG
The window above is part of the Mycolicibacter sp. MU0102 genome. Proteins encoded here:
- a CDS encoding protoporphyrinogen oxidase; this encodes MVTTSYCVVGGGISGLAAAHRLRATLGDAVDITIFDPADRLGGLLRTETLGGMGVDVGAEAFIARRPEVPALLAELGLADRQRGTTGVRPLLYSRRLLHRLPPDTLSGIPSSPESMAGLVDNETLARIAGEPSRPLAFEPGSDPALGALVADRFGPQVVACSVDPLIGGVYAGSAATVGLRSAVPGLATLLDEGASSLTEAVRRALPTTTGVPVFGAITGGYQVLVNALVRSARLRWVQSAVTQIDPAGDGWLLRDASGGHHRADRVVVAVPAPVLARLATGFAPRAAAAASRIGNASSVVVAMAVPAGAAFPNNSGVLVATGERLHAKAITLTSRKWGDRGYGGRVEVLRLSFGRFGDPRTSASDAELVAWSVQDLEAVFGLTVDPIDVRVQRWPAAMPQYRSGHAALVTGLRAALPPTVAVAGNYLDGIGVPACIAAADRAVAAVISATPAP
- the hemE gene encoding uroporphyrinogen decarboxylase, with the protein product MSARRELPDSPYLAAATGRQPNRMPVWFMRQAGRSLPEYRELRAQHSMLAACFDPELVCEITLQPVRRHDVDAAILFSDIVVPLRGAGVDLDIVPDVGPVIANPVRSASDVAALRPLEPQQVTAVAAAVSLLVDALGTVPLIGFAGAPFTMASYLVEGGPSRTHARTKAMMLADPDTWHELMAGLTDLTIAFLTVQLDHGVDAIQLFDSWAGTLCLADYRRFVAPHSARVFATLADREVPMTHFGVQTGELLGEMAATGATVVGVDWRTSLTDAAARVGAGRALQGNLDPAVLLAGWPAVERAAKAVVADGRAAVAAGASGHVFNLGHGVLPETDPGVLTDLVSLVHSL
- a CDS encoding DUF3000 domain-containing protein — translated: MHAATVRSEIELGPIRPPQRLAPYSYALGAEVKHPETDLIPEDSDGDAFGRLILLYDPDGTDAWDGTMRMVAFIQADLDPHEAIDPLLPEVAWSWLVDALGARTEHVTALGGTVTATTSVRYGDISGPPRGHQLELRASWTATTPELSTHVQAFCEVLEHAAGLPPVGITDLSSRTRV
- a CDS encoding ribonuclease D; its protein translation is MSEQTTEPAVTEEPEPTPLPHPADGVPEVSVTPTQIRAAADLLAGGRGPFAVDAERASGFRYSNRAYLIQIRRAGAGTVLIDPVGAGEDPAALLRPVAEVLDDDEWILHAADQDLACLAEVGMWPKALYDTELAGRLAGFDRVNLAAMVQRLLGLGLAKGHGAADWSKRPLPADWLNYAALDVEVLIELRQAVAEVLSEQGKTDWAAQEFNHVRVTDFTTTTRRDRWRRTSGIHKVRDRRGLAAVRELWTVRDQIAARRDIAPGRILPDSAIIAAAVANPTTVAELLALPVFGGPKQRRSAATWLAALAAARENPEPPEAGESTSGPPPPSRWARRKPEAAARLETVRAALGAVSEQVHVPTENLLTPELVRRLCWDWKPVASEPAVVIEEFLVAGDARPWQRELTVPALTQALGRAQPG